One Mercurialis annua linkage group LG3, ddMerAnnu1.2, whole genome shotgun sequence DNA window includes the following coding sequences:
- the LOC126675094 gene encoding (-)-isopiperitenol/(-)-carveol dehydrogenase, mitochondrial-like has product MATTAPFTRVNNKLQDKVTIITGGAGGIGEATAILFAEHGARAVVIADVHDEKGQQLAESIGTDRSTYIHCDVTDENQIKSLVESAVNLYGRLDVMFCNAGIFSSSMHNILNLDMAAYEKLFSINVSGVTASVKHAARAMVEGGISGSIICTASIAASSVADMYTDYVMSKCAVLGLMRCASRQLGEYGIRVNCVSPGPIGTPMLIKALGVSNQEEVEKAYESHYPLKGVLKVKHVADAVLFLACQDSEFITGHNLAVDGAFKI; this is encoded by the coding sequence ATGGCCACCACCGCACCATTTACAAGAGTCAATAATAAGCTACAAGACAAGGTAACCATCATCACCGGTGGTGCTGGCGGCATCGGTGAGGCTACCGCCATACTCTTCGCAGAGCACGGCGCACGCGCAGTAGTAATTGCCGATGTCCACGATGAAAAGGGTCAACAACTTGCTGAATCCATTGGCACCGATCGGTCAACCTACATCCACTGCGATGTAACCGACGAGAATCAAATCAAGTCTCTGGTTGAATCAGCTGTAAATTTATACGGCCGACTCGATGTCATGTTCTGCAACGCAGGCATTTTCAGTTCCAGCATGCATAATATTCTCAACTTGGACATGGCTGCCTACGAGAAGCTCTTTTCCATCAACGTCAGCGGAGTAACTGCGAGTGTAAAGCATGCAGCACGAGCGATGGTGGAGGGAGGCATAAGCGGTAGTATCATTTGTACGGCAAGCATTGCAGCTAGTTCCGTGGCGGACATGTATACAGATTATGTGATGTCAAAATGTGCAGTTTTGGGGTTGATGAGATGTGCCAGTAGGCAGCTGGGCGAGTATGGGATACGCGTAAACTGCGTCTCTCCAGGCCCGATTGGGACTCCGATGTTGATCAAGGCGCTAGGAGTGAGCAATCAGGAGGAAGTAGAGAAGGCTTATGAATCACATTATCCGTTAAAAGGTGTTTTAAAAGTGAAGCATGTGGCCGACGCTGTATTATTTCTTGCTTGCCAAGATTCTGAATTCATCACTGGTCATAATTTAGCTGTAGATGGTGCtttcaaaatttga